Proteins from a single region of Clostridia bacterium:
- a CDS encoding polyprenyl synthetase family protein — DDLPCMDDDDERRGRPSCHVAFGEALALLAGDGLLTKAFSVASEGGSAEAVRVISDCAYEMALGQADEFVNKDASILVDNILEIYARKTGALLVAAAVCGGIAAGADGETLDKLRAFALNLGLAFQLRDDLLDADGEESLLIAVAGRAAAEKLAAEYTQKAEAALAGFGNKGFLLTLTDKLLHRNR, encoded by the coding sequence ACGACGACCTGCCGTGCATGGACGACGACGACGAGCGCAGGGGCAGGCCGTCCTGCCACGTCGCCTTCGGAGAGGCGCTCGCGCTTCTCGCCGGAGACGGCCTGCTGACGAAGGCGTTTTCCGTCGCTTCGGAGGGCGGCAGCGCGGAAGCGGTGCGCGTTATCTCCGACTGCGCCTACGAAATGGCGCTCGGGCAGGCGGATGAATTCGTCAACAAAGACGCATCAATTTTGGTTGACAATATACTCGAAATATACGCACGCAAGACGGGCGCACTGCTTGTTGCCGCCGCAGTCTGCGGAGGCATAGCAGCAGGTGCGGACGGCGAAACGCTCGATAAGCTCCGCGCCTTCGCACTCAATCTGGGGCTTGCGTTCCAGCTCCGCGACGACCTTCTCGACGCGGACGGCGAGGAAAGTTTGCTCATCGCCGTCGCGGGAAGAGCCGCCGCGGAAAAGCTCGCCGCAGAATACACTCAAAAAGCCGAAGCCGCGCTCGCGGGCTTCGGGAACAAAGGTTTTCTTCTGACGCTTACCGATAAATTACTTCACAGAAACAGATAG